The proteins below are encoded in one region of Apium graveolens cultivar Ventura chromosome 4, ASM990537v1, whole genome shotgun sequence:
- the LOC141716643 gene encoding protein DELETION OF SUV3 SUPPRESSOR 1(I)-like: MAETKVEDKVEEAAKIDLFEDDDEFEEFEIGLEVGEKNEIGTDVTQEWEDDWDDDDVNDDFSLQLKKELQNNATEKK, from the exons ATGGCAGAAACAAAAGTTGAGGATAAAGTTGAAGAGGCTGCGAAAATCGACTTGTTTGAAGACGATGATGAGTTCGAAGAGTTCGAAATCGGTCTAG AGGTTGGGGAGAAGAACGAGATAGGGACGGATGTGACACAAGAATGGGAGGATGATTGGgatgatgatgatgtcaatgATGATTTCTCTTTGCAGCTAAAGAAGGAGTTGCAGAACAATGCAACTGAGAAGAAGTGA
- the LOC141716644 gene encoding bidirectional sugar transporter SWEET5-like, producing MTGTGVARTVIGIIGNFISACLFLSPIPTFQKIIKAKSVQEYKPHPYVATVLNCAMWSFYGMPFVTSDDILVLTINGAGFVLEIIYVTIFIIYSNWATRKKIYIALTIEAVFFAVVVAITILALPTLHGRAMLVGLISIVFNIIMYISPLSVMKRVIKTKSVKYMPLALSVASFSNGVIWTIYALLKFDPYLLIPNGLGAISGAVQLILYAWFYRTTNWEEEYERSSVQMSESTP from the exons ATGACGGGTACCGGAGTCGCAAGAACTGTTATTGGTATCATAG GAAATTTCATATCTGCTTGCCTATTTCTTTCCCCCAT ACCAACATTTCAGAAAATAATCAAAGCCAAATCGGTGCAAGAATACAAACCACATCCATATGTGGCGACAGTGCTCAACTGCGCGATGTGGTCGTTTTACGGAATGCCATTTGTGACTTCAGATGATATTTTGGTGCTTACAATCAATGGTGCTGGTTTTGTGCTTGAAATCATTTACGTTACTATCTTCATCATATACAGCAATTGGGCAACACGG AAAAAGATATATATCGCTCTTACGATAGAAGCTGTGTTCTTCGCTGTGGTGGTGGCTATTACCATACTTGCATTACCTACACTCCATGGAAGAGCTATGCTTGTTGGGTTGATAAGTATCGTCTTTAACATAATCATGTACATATCACCCTTGAGTGTCATG AAACGTGTGATAAAGACCAAGAGTGTGAAGTACATGCCGCTTGCTCTGTCAGTTGCTAGTTTTTCGAATGGAGTAATTTGGACGATTTACGCATTGCTTAAGTTTGATCCTTATCTTCTG ATTCCCAATGGTTTAGGAGCGATATCTGGAGCAGTTCAGCTTATTTTATACGCTTGGTTTTATCGAACAACAAACTGGGAAGAGGAATATGAAAGATCATCTGTTCAAATGTCTGAAAGCACTCCCTGA